A region from the Achromobacter seleniivolatilans genome encodes:
- a CDS encoding M48 family metallopeptidase yields MKIRYTVAALAVALAPYSASHALDIGGLVGAGSKVVQAATLSDADLKTLSDKACAQSDSQEKIAAPGSKYDARLQKIAKSLGGTVNGQKASYKVYLTKDVNAWAMANGCIRVYSGLMDMMTDDEVLGVVGHEIGHVALGHSKKAMQTAYTVAAARDAAGAAGGATISALSSSQLGDVTEKFINAQFSQSQESAADDYSFDQLQAKKLNTRGLVTAFQKLAELDGGKSDMMSSHPSSAKRAQHIEDRIAKAK; encoded by the coding sequence ATGAAGATCCGCTACACCGTCGCCGCTTTGGCAGTTGCGCTTGCCCCTTACTCGGCCTCGCATGCCCTGGATATCGGGGGCCTGGTGGGAGCTGGCAGCAAAGTGGTTCAAGCCGCCACCCTGAGCGATGCCGATCTCAAAACGCTATCGGACAAGGCCTGCGCACAAAGCGATTCTCAAGAGAAGATCGCCGCGCCGGGCAGCAAGTACGACGCCCGTCTGCAAAAGATTGCCAAATCGCTGGGCGGCACGGTCAACGGCCAAAAGGCCAGCTACAAGGTCTACCTGACCAAGGACGTCAACGCCTGGGCCATGGCCAACGGCTGCATCCGCGTCTACAGCGGCCTGATGGACATGATGACGGACGACGAGGTCCTGGGCGTGGTTGGCCACGAAATTGGCCACGTTGCGCTGGGTCACAGCAAGAAGGCCATGCAAACGGCCTACACGGTCGCCGCTGCCCGTGACGCGGCTGGCGCTGCTGGTGGCGCCACGATTTCGGCCCTGAGCTCGTCGCAGCTGGGCGACGTGACCGAAAAGTTCATCAATGCGCAATTCTCGCAATCGCAGGAAAGCGCTGCGGACGATTATTCGTTTGATCAACTGCAAGCCAAGAAGCTGAATACCCGTGGTCTGGTCACCGCGTTCCAGAAGCTGGCCGAGCTCGATGGCGGCAAGAGCGATATGATGAGCTCGCACCCGTCCTCGGCAAAGCGCGCTCAGCACATCGAAGATCGCATCGCCAAGGCAAAATAA